Part of the Henckelia pumila isolate YLH828 chromosome 2, ASM3356847v2, whole genome shotgun sequence genome is shown below.
agaacctctattataaccgatagggccctcaagtgtatatctcacactatataaatgaagaaggaaactcgggaattcgtaattgaaaatgaactctgaacggccctatttatagccaaatttctcggccaggatcggaacttccgattttgggatcggagcttccgatccagctcattgcgtgcatgtctgccacgccaggatcggaacttccgatctacgatcggagcttccgatctgctctatgatcgacacttgtcaaaactcgcgactgattcatcgatcatttctggcagctggggatcggaacttccgttccaggatcggagcttccgttctgatcggagcttactatctaggatcggagcttactatccggcccaaaattaaaaagctcaaattttacttctgaagtccaataacactccgaaattggttaaataccaacccttaatcatgtttaatatattattatcttaaaatggtatctgggttactacagttgCAATATTTCTATGAATTAACTCTTTGAGTTTCTGGATCTTTGTTTGTGACATCCAACACTTTTTTGGATGAGATAAGTGATGTTGATGATCTTTTGAAAGAATGGATGAGGAGTGATGATGATTCTTTGGTAGATATGGCCAGACGCATGAGGGCAAAGTTTGACAAATACTGGGGCAATATAGATAAGATGAATATGATGTTGTATGCTGTTGTTATGCTTGACCCTCgccataaatttaattatttgttatatGTTTTCAAGAACATGTATGGTTCTGAGCGTGGGGAGATGATGGGAAATTTGACAAAGAGTGCACTTTTTGATACTTTTgaagattacaagaagttgtaTGTCTCCACTAACAGAACATCAACATCATCAATGTCATCTTCGAGTATGGAAATGAGGGGCATTGCTTCAGGGGATTCTAATGatacagattctgaaagagtATTTGTGAGGTCTCATAGAAAGAAATATCAACAAATGATATCAGAGATTGGAGGCATGGATGAGTCGGAGTTAGATATGTATCTACATGAGCGTATTGAGAAAGATTATCCAAAGTTTGATGTTCTCGATTGGTGGAAAGTTCATAGCCCCAGGTTTCCCATTTTATCTAGATTGGCTCGCGATGTGTTGGCCATGCCTATATCTACAGTAGCTTCAGAGTCTGTCTTTAGTACAGGGGGTCgtatcattgatgatttcaAAGCTTCGTTGACCCCTAAAATGGCACAATCTCTGATTTGTTGCCAAGATTGGCTCCGTCACAATCCAATGAAAAGTTCAGAAGAAGATTATGATTTCattcaaaatattgaaagaggtatgattatttaattttactttTGCTGCCGCCTGCCTATActaattgttttttattataatgTTCTCTTCATATCATAATgtgtttctatatatatatatgtgtgtgtatacgTGCACACATTCTTATTCATATTTTGCAGACTTTTCTCAAAGTATTGGCACCGAATCTGGAATAATTGGCATATGAATCATACTTGTTAGAGGTaagttaaattttattattttacattattttttgATCTTTAGTTTGATGCTAAATATTGTTTGTTCTTGTTGAAAATTTCGTATTACTTTGATGCTAAATATGTTTTGTTCTTGTTGTAGGTGAAGGCATGATAAGTACTGGAGCAGCCGAG
Proteins encoded:
- the LOC140882053 gene encoding zinc finger BED domain-containing protein RICESLEEPER 2-like isoform X3; the protein is MRSDDDSLVDMARRMRAKFDKYWGNIDKMNMMLYAVVMLDPRHKFNYLLYVFKNMYGSERGEMMGNLTKSALFDTFEDYKKLYVSTNRTSTSSMSSSSMEMRGIASGDSNDTDSERVFVRSHRKKYQQMISEIGGMDESELDMYLHERIEKDYPKFDVLDWWKVHSPRFPILSRLARDVLAMPISTVASESVFSTGGRIIDDFKASLTPKMAQSLICCQDWLRHNPMKSSEEDYDFIQNIERDFSQSIGTESGIIGI
- the LOC140882053 gene encoding uncharacterized protein isoform X1, coding for MKRNLEDVASGRGSASVSDVRAHRNVVEFEPEEILSDGFSIQEEMEELNTSREIGNGEESPSKRPKRKATERRAKNMYGSERGEMMGNLTKSALFDTFEDYKKLYVSTNRTSTSSMSSSSMEMRGIASGDSNDTDSERVFVRSHRKKYQQMISEIGGMDESELDMYLHERIEKDYPKFDVLDWWKVHSPRFPILSRLARDVLAMPISTVASESVFSTGGRIIDDFKASLTPKMAQSLICCQDWLRHNPMKSSEEDYDFIQNIERDFSQSIGTESGIIGI
- the LOC140882053 gene encoding uncharacterized protein isoform X2 codes for the protein MKRNLEDVASGRGSASVSDVRAHRNVVEFEPEEILSDGFSIQEEMEELNTSREIGNGEESPSKRPKRKATERRAKNMYGSERGEMMGNLTKSALFDTFEDYKKLYVSTNRTSTSSMSSSSMEMRGIASGDSNDTDSERVFVRSHRKKYQQMISEIGGMDESELDMYLHERIEKDYPKFDVLDWWKVHSPRFPILSRLARDVLAMPISTVASESVFSTGGRIIDDFKASLTPKMAQSLICCQDWLRHNPMKSSEEDYDFIQNIERGEGMISTGAAEQ